Sequence from the Acidimicrobiia bacterium genome:
GGCTCTTGAAGCCAGCGGGGCAGGCAACATTGTCAACATTACTTCTATCGCTGGGTTGCGGCCGGTAGGTAGTTCGATTCCGTATTCGGTGTCTAAAGCTGCGTTGAACCACATGACGCGTTTGATGGCCAACGTGTTGGGCCCCACGGTGCGGGTAAACGCTGTAGCTCCTGGTTTGGTAGAAACCCCGTGGACTGAGTCGTGGGATGTGTTGCATGCCGTGGTGGCGGAACGCTCCCCCATGGGCCGGTCAGCGACCAGCGAAGATTGCGCCGAAGCGGTGATTGCTATTTTGCGCAACACTTACCAAACCGGCGATATTGCCGTAATTGACGGCGGGCTGACGTTGGGTTAGGCCTAGAGATTGAACCTGGTTTTTGGTTTTAAGATTGAGACTTACGCCAGTAGGCAGAGCCGGCGGCGCCAACGATTGAGAGTAAAAAGAGCACAATAAAGAGGTTTACCCCGCCCCCATTTTCACTTTCGTCTTCGGAAAGTGGCACGGCGGCTTCGTCGCTGCTCTCAGTTGCCTCCTTCATGGTGATGGTTTCCTCTGATGGCTTCGTCGTGGCGGCTACTTCTTGACCGCCGTCTTCAGTAGCGAATGGCGGGGCTGTCTCAGAGTTTGCTCCGCTAGTCGTCGTACTCACTTCGCCGTCCCCCTCAAGCAGGATTGAAGCATCCGGCGCTTCTGGCGCCGTGGTGGTGACAGAACCTTCTTCCTCAGGAAGAACGGTGGGAGTACTAACGGAAT
This genomic interval carries:
- a CDS encoding SDR family oxidoreductase, translated to NSSSSVEAGQDLAVELGKNAAYFQADISSEDDCKALVAATVEIFGGLNILVNNAGFTAVIPHEDLDAVSEEVFRRIMDVNVFGTWYLSRAAVPALEASGAGNIVNITSIAGLRPVGSSIPYSVSKAALNHMTRLMANVLGPTVRVNAVAPGLVETPWTESWDVLHAVVAERSPMGRSATSEDCAEAVIAILRNTYQTGDIAVIDGGLTLG